A window from Citrus sinensis cultivar Valencia sweet orange chromosome 3, DVS_A1.0, whole genome shotgun sequence encodes these proteins:
- the LOC107176871 gene encoding uncharacterized protein LOC107176871: MQVNLDSKGKTAFVDDEEVLSRHPPPGFPPRPRPPTTQKLSPLAGLSGFEFRQPLTPPSMASLKFGMQDHKGKAKLAQDSQQVQEARNGTKRRKVLTPVEVVQNPNLASPNNTTPAQLPPNPNFNAQLDIAEFNDILKSLDTLFPQPARFDPDFIFSDSPRVSITDLADTRKRLSLLLPLNFRLLVDSKKVAELADLSTMLLKTDPTLNPYQVSMLKLIQQLPSTHKTATEVKQLAEDIEVFLGLLQSNMTRASLLRGQYKESLRIVAKLRAEVDANIEGVRKLDHEQMAKHVTRRRSKLVSIGNMKMKELGDVSSYHNQLADNFARVSREIRAAVSEKRVFEARKILLKDHCVEILDRFSSLRRFTI; encoded by the exons ATGCAAgtgaatttagattcaaaaggGAAGACTgcttttgttgatgatgaggAAGTTTTAAGTCGGCATCCGCCGCCGGGATTTCCGCCGCGGCCTCGGCCTCCGACGACCCAGAAGTTGTCTCCGCTTGCCGGGTTGTCGGGATTCGAATTTCGTCAGC CATTAACTCCACCATCTATGGCTTCGCTAAAATTTGGAATGCAGGATCATAAAGGAAAAGCTAAATTAGCTCAAGATTCGCAGCAAGTACAAGAAGCTCGAAATGGCACAAAAAGGAGAAAGGTGCTAACTCCGGTGGAAGTCGTGCAAaaccctaatttggcatctccAAATAACACAACACCCGCTCAGCTTCCACCAAACCCTAACTTCAATGCCCAACTCGACATAGCTGAATTCAATGACATCCTAAAATCTCTTGACACCCTTTTCCCTCAACCAGCTAGGTTTGATCCAGATTTCATTTTCAGTGATTCTCCTAGAGTCAGCATTACCGATCTTGCGGATACACGCAAGAGGCTCTCCCTTCTTCTTCCCCTAAATTTTCGCTTACTTGTTGATTCAAAAAAGGTAGCTGAGCTTGCAGACCTTTCTACTATGTTATTAAAGACTGATCCCACATTGAATCCCTATCAAGTTTCAATGCTGAAGTTGATTCAACAACTTCCTTCAACGCATAAGACAGCTACTGAAGTGAAGCAGCTGGCCGAGGACATTGAAGTGTTCTTGGGGTTACTTCAATCTAACATGACAAGAGCTTCCTTGTTGAGGGGACAATACAAGGAGTCACTGAGAATAGTAGCAAAGCTTCGCGCTGAAGTTGACGCAAATATTGAGGGAGTCCGAAAGCTTGATCATGAGCAAATGGCGAAGCATGTGACCCGTCGACGTTCCAAGTTGGTTAGTATAGGAAATATGAAGATGAAGGAATTAGGGGATGTGAGTTCTTATCACAACCAACTTGCTGATAACTTTGCTAGGGTTTCTAGGGAAATCAGAGCTGCTGTCTCTGAGAAAAGGGTATTTGAGGCAAGGAAAATATTGTTGAAGGATCACTGTGTTGAAATCTTGGACAGATTTTCTTCACTTAGACGTTTTACAATCTAG
- the LOC102626798 gene encoding replication protein A 70 kDa DNA-binding subunit B yields the protein MDKTVSPDAISTILSNPSPDSSSDIPEIVVQVLDLKLTGNRYMFNASDGKKRLKAILPSNLSSEVISGNIQNKGLIRLLDYALNEIPTKSEKYLIVTKCEVVSPALEMEIKIEVKSDESGIIFKPKQEDEVKKDGPGIVLKPKQEMVAKSAAQILRDQNGNMAPAARLAMTRRVHPLVSLNPYQGNWTIKVRVTSKGNMRTYKNVRGEGCVFNVELTDEDGTQIQATMFNEAARKFYDRFQLGKVYYISRGTLRVANKQFKTVQNDYEMNLNENSEVEEAVNETAFIPQTKFNFVPIDELGRYVNGTELVDIIGVVQNVSPTMSIRRKSNNEMVPKRDITVADETKRTVTVSLWNELATNVGQELLDNADKSPIVAIKSLKVGDFQGISLSTLGRSTVLVNPDLPEAKKLKSWYESEGKGTSMASIGSGLGSLAKSGARSMYSDRVSLTHITSNPSLGDEKPVFFSIKAYISLIKPDQAMWYRACKTCNKKVTDALGSGYWCEGCQKNDEECSLRYIMVARVCDGSGEAWISIFNEEAERIIGCSADELNELKSQLGDDNSYQMKLKEVTWVPHLLRVSVAQQEYNNEKRQRVTVRAVAPVDFAAESKFLLEEISKKVSHQNA from the exons ATGGACAAGACAGTGAGTCCGGATGCAATTTCAACGATTTTATCAAACCCATCTCCTGACTCGTCCTCTGATATTCCAGAGATCGTTGTTCAAGTTTTAGATCTCAAGCTCACCGGCAATCGATACAT GTTTAATGCGAGTGATGGGAAGAAGAGATTAAAAGCAATTTTGCCTTCAAATTTATCATCGGAGGTTATTTCTGGAAACATTCAAAACAAGGGTCTTATTCGGCTTCTTGATTATGCGCTCAATGAAATCCCAACTAAATCTGAGAA ATACCTGATTGTGACGAAATGTGAGGTGGTGTCTCCTGCACTTGAAATGGAGATCAAGATTGAGGTGAAGAGTGATGAATCTGGCATAATATTTAAACCAAAACAAGAAGATGAGGTAAAAAAAGATGGGCCTGGCATTGTTTTGAAACCTAAGCAAGAGATGGTTGCCAAATCTGCTGCTCAAATATTACGCGATCAGAATGGAAA TATGGCCCCTGCTGCCCGCTTGGCTATGACAAGAAGGGTTCATCCTCTTGTTTCTTTGAATCCTTACCAAGGTAATTGGACCATCAAGGTTCGTGTTACAAGCAAAGGAAACATGCGTACTTATAAGAATGTGAGAGGTGAAGGATGCGTCTTCAATGTGGAGTTAACAGATGAAGAT GGTACACAAATACAAGCAACAATGTTCAATGAAGCTGCAAGGAAATTCTATGACAGGTTCCAATTAGGGAAGGTGTATTACATATCTAGGGGAACTCTGAGGGTTGCCAATAAGCAGTTTAAGACTGTACAAAATGATTATGAAATGAACTTGAATGAGAATTCTGAGGTGGAAGAAGCTGTTAATGAAACAGCATTCATTcctcaaacaaaatttaactttGTGCCTATTGATGAGTTGGGGCGTTATGTCAATGGGACTGAACTTGTTG ATATTATTGGAGTCGTTCAAAATGTTTCTCCAACAATGAGCATTCGAAGGAAGAGTAACAATGAAATGGTACCAAAGCGTGATATCACTGTTGCAGATGAGAC GAAGAGGACAGTTACTGTTTCTTTGTGGAATGAGCTGGCAACTAATGTTGGCCAGGAATTGCTTGACAATGCTGATAAATCTCCCATAGTTGCAATTAAATCCCTTAAAGTAGGAGATTTTCAAg GCATCTCTTTGTCAACTCTAGGCAGAAGCACAGTATTAGTCAATCCAGATTTGCCAGAAGCAAAGAAGTTGAAGTCCTG gTATGAATCTGAAGGTAAAGGAACTTCAATGGCTTCTATTGGGTCTGGTTTGGGTTCTCTAGCTAAGAGTGGAGCCAGGTCTATGTACTCAGATCGAGTATCCCTTACCCACATAACAAGTAACCCATCCTTGGGTGATGAAAAG CCAGTGTTTTTTAGCATCAAAGCATACATAAGCTTAATCAAGCCTGATCAAGCAATGTGGTACCGTGCTTGCAAAACTTGCAACAAGAAAGTGACAGATGCCCTGGGATCTGGGTATTGGTGTGAAGGGTGccaaaaaaatgatgaagaatgTAGTTTAAG ATACATAATGGTTGCAAGGGTCTGTGATGGAAGTGGCGAAGCTTGGATTTCTATATTCAATGAGGAAGCAGAAAGGATCATTGGATGCTCTGCTGATGAGCTTAATGAATTGAAGTCACAG TTAGGAGATGATAATTCatatcaaatgaaattgaaagaagttACTTGGGTTCCTCATCTCCTCCGAGTTAGTGTTGCTCAACAAGAGTACAACAATGAGAAGAGACAAAGGGTAACCGTCAGGGCTGTTGCTCCAGTTGACTTTGCTGCTGAATCCAAATTTTTGCTGGAAGAGATATCGAAGAAAGTTTCTCATCAGAATGCCTAA
- the LOC102627075 gene encoding glycerophosphodiester phosphodiesterase GDPD6 produces the protein MGISSTCFIPLLFLSLIAGCAARPLYPLPSKLNIHKQPLQTSRPYNLAHRGSNGEFPEETAAAYMRAIEEGADFIETDILASKDGVLICHHDVFLDNTTNIADHKEFADRKRTYMVQGVNTTGFFVVDFTLEELKTLRAKQRYSFRDQQYNGKFPIITFEEYISIALDAQRVVGIYPEMKNPVFINQHVKWVDGKKFEDKFVDTLKKYGYKGAYMSKEWLKQPIFIQSFAPTSLVYISNKTDSPKIFLIDDVDILTEDTNQSYSEITSDAYLNYIKEYCVGIGPWKDTVVPVANNYSQTPTDLVARAHALDLQVHPYTYRNEHQFLHFNFLQDPYREYDYWINKIGVDGLFTDFPGSLHNYQELTSPVSKDNRASKLLHKIAVLISSNGKV, from the exons ATGGGTATAAGTTCAACCT GCTTTATCCCTCTTTTATTTCTATCACTTATTGCTGGTTGTGCTGCAAGGCCTCTATATCCACTCCCAAGTAAACTCAATATCCACAAACAACCCCTACAAACTTCCCGTCCATATAACCTTGCACATCGAGGTTCGAATGGAGAGTTTCCTGAAGAAACTGCTGCTGCCTACATG AGAGCTATTGAAGAGGGTGCAGACTTCATAGAAACAGATATTCTCGCCTCCAAAGATGGTGTTCTTATATGCCACCACGATGTTTTTCTTGATAATACAACTAATATTGCAGACCACAAGGAGTTTGCTGATCGTAAAAGGACATACATGGTTCAAGGGGTCAACACCACTGGCTTTTTTGTTG TTGATTTCACTCTGGAAGAACTAAAAACATTGAGGGCGAAGCAGAGGTACAGTTTCCGAGATCAACAATACAATG GAAAATTTCCCATTATTACATTTGAAGAGTACATTTCAATTGCACTAGATGCACAAAGAGTTGTTGGGATATATCCAGAGATGAAGAATCCAGTGTTTATCAATCAGCAT GTAAAATGGGTGGATGGTAAGAAATTTGAGGATAAGTTTGTGGATACACTTAAGAAGTATGGATACAAGGGTGCATATATGTCAAAAGAGTGGTTGAAACAACCAATATTCATCCAATCCTTTGCTCCAACTTCACTTGTGTATATATCAAACAAGACAGACTCACCCAAGATCTTCTTAATTGATGATGTCGACATCCTAACTGAAGACACAAACCAG TCATATTCAGAAATAACTTCTGATGCTTATCTCAACTACATCAAGGAGTATTGTGTGGGCATCGGACCTTGGAAGGATACAGTAGTTCCTGTTGCAAATAATTATTCGCAGACGCCAACAGATCTTGTCGCAAGAGCACATGCCCTTGACCTACAG GTGCACCCATACACTTACCGAAATGAGCATCAGTTCTTACACTTCAACTTTCTCCAAGATCCATATAGGGAATACGACTACTGGATAAACAAGATTGGAGTTGATGGACTGTTCACAGACTTCCCAGGCAGCCTTCATAATTATCAAGAATTGACCTCTCCTGTGTCTAAAGACAACAGAGCTTCAAAACTATTGCACAAAATTGCTGTGTTGATCTCTTCGAATGGAAAGGTGTGA
- the LOC107176870 gene encoding ninja-family protein AFP3-like: MEEGNGVSKDKNDKNKLISNPGRDKTQATNFLERFSPENQTQHSTFSSSSSSSNPLQEPDLNLRLTVGGNSSSSSSETSKENPLTRSSSIGGIIAASNSNSVPVGKCYLPSLPRACSLPAGPEQQQRIITMREIQSMRRIHAKNRLIEKQRISKEAREAKEKEIKKLTPTMPSEAATWATASAVNSPALCRALLKIKTEGLSATKRGRPAGQSTDNASGCFKVPAVPKNAEPAATAATPPMPKSPPKKARVSDGNSESNGMDVMRQMPSVRTTGDGPNGRRVEGFLYTYTRTNVSIVCLCHGIVFTPAEFVKHAGGGDVPNPMKHITVYSTFDG; this comes from the exons ATGGAAGAAGGCAATGGAGTGAGCAAAGACAAAAATGATAAGAACAAACTCATCAGCAACCCAGGCCGAGACAAAACTCAAGCAACAAACTTTTTAGAAAGATTCTCACCTGAAAACCAGACCCAACACTCCAccttttcttcatcatcatcgtcgTCGAACCCTTTGCAAGAACCAGACCTGAATCTGAGGCTCACTGTGGGCggcaacagcagcagcagctccAGTGAGACCTCCAAAGAAAACCCGTTAACGAGGTCATCATCAATTGGAGGCATCATAGCTGCGAGTAATAGCAATTCGGTCCCTGTGGGAAAGTGCTACCTTCCCAGTTTGCCAAGAGCTTGTTCTTTGCCAGCAGGGCCAGAGCAACAGCAGAGGATTATCACAATGCGGGAGATACAGTCAATGAGGAGGATTCATGCCAAAAACAGGCTTATTGAGAAGCAGAGGATATCCAAGGAAGCTAGAGAGGCTAAAGAGAAAGAGATAAAGAAGCTAACTCCTACTATGCCTTCGGAAGCGGCTACTTGGGCTACTGCTTCTGCCGTGAACAGCCCCGCCCTCTGCCGAGCTCTTCTCAAGATCAAGACTGAAGGCTTATCTGCAACCAAAAGGG GACGGCCCGCAGGTCAATCCACAGATAATGCTTCAGGCTGTTTCAAGGTACCAGCTGTGCCAAAGAATGCAGAACCTGCAGCCACAGCAGCAACCCCACCTATGCCCAAGAGTCCACCTAAGAAGGCTAGGGTTTCTGATGGCAACTCTGAGAGCAATGGGATGGATGTGATGAGGCAAATGCCTAGTGTGCGTACCACCGGAGATGGACCTAATGGGAGGAGAGTCGAAGGGTTTCTGTATACATACACAAGAACCAATGTGAGTATTGTATGCTTATGCCATGGCATCGTTTTCACTCCGGCAGAGTTCGTCAAGCATGCTGGCGGCGGGGATGTGCCGAACCCCATGAAACATATCACCGTCTATTCGACCTTTGATGGTTAG
- the LOC102626496 gene encoding uncharacterized protein LOC102626496 translates to MGSVEPKSDQTVPVMESGLASRTSSATSSESSPTASSSDKDPLLSDSDEASNSRTCSVDLQKNNKNAQLASDYNKEDFPVSPMPRNEQLNDGSAIESPPTQVMDRASETPSHDPNRIPPHVFARTKSTAPVEWSAASNESLFSIHMGNMSFTNEQLNWMNKSGEFGLMGDVQFSGDIPYSPPPPLPLVNKSSEPSVKNGNLNQGLGATEAAAAETMREVIRENACDHNDQQKLPPPKKDPPKKADPRTISAKRSDDSSVKSFAFPILTRDGNKSGSMSIHHEKKKKQHSQPSTPKTASEPGTPKSKSEPGAPTEQTPKATTKNAVLGKWFSCFSCCPFCS, encoded by the exons ATGGGATCTGTAGAGCCTAAATCGGATCAGACAGTTCCAGTGATGGAATCTGGACTAGCAAGTAGAACTAGCAGTGCCACTTCCTCTGAATCTAGCCCCACTGCATCTTCTTCAGATAAAGACCCGCTTTTATCAGATTCGGATGAAGCTAGTAATTCCAGAACGTGTTCTGTTGACCTCCAaaagaataacaaaaatgcTCAGTTAGCTTCAGACTATAACAAAGAGGATTTTCCTGTCAGCCCCATGCCAAGAAATGAACAACTAAATGATGGGTCAGCAATAGAATCTCCACCAACTCAGGTGATGGATCGAGCTAGTGAAACTCCTTCCCATGATCCAAATAGGATTCCGCCTCATGTCTTTGCTAGAACTAAATCCACAGCTCCAGTGGAGTGGAGTGCTGCATCTAATGAATCATTGTTTAGCATTCATATGGGGAATATGAGCTTCACTAACGAACAGTTGAATTGGATGAATAAATCCGGAGAATTTGGATTGATGGGTGATGTTCAATTTTCAGGAGACATCCCATACAGTCCACCCCCACCCCTGCCCCTGGTTAACAAATCATCTGAGCCTAGCGTAAAAAATGGTAATTTGAACCAAGGGTTAGGTGCCACTGAAGCAGCAGCTGCTGAAACAATGAGGGAGGTCATAAGGGAAAACGCTTGTGATCATAATGATCAACAGAAGTTGCCTCCTCCAAAAAAGGATCCTCCTAAGAAAGCAGATCCCCGTACTATTTCAGCTAAACGTTCTGACGATTCCAGTGTCAAATCTTTTGCATTTCCAAT ATTGACAAGGGATGGAAATAAAAGCGGGTCAATGAGCATTCACcatgagaagaaaaagaaacaacattCACAGCCTTCAACACCTAAAACAGCTTCAGAGCCAGGAACCCCGAAATCAAAGTCTGAGCCGGGGGCTCCAACAGAGCAGACACCCAAAGCAACAACCAAAAATGCAGTTCTGGGCAAATGGTTCTCTTGCTTCTCTTGTTGCCCCTTCTGTTCATAA